Proteins found in one Brevibacillus brevis genomic segment:
- a CDS encoding EVE domain-containing protein yields the protein MPIKVTIQKSRYWIGVVSASHVKRGVLGGFAQLCHGKSAPLRRMSPGDWLIYYSPRTDLSKGEVLQAFTAIGQVVDDKIYEYPMSESFVPYRRNIRYIPCREVKIASLLDQLTFTRGNRNWGYHFRYGHFEVGFEDFLTIAGAMLGDVEGIHE from the coding sequence ATGCCGATCAAGGTAACAATCCAGAAAAGTCGCTACTGGATTGGAGTTGTATCTGCTTCACATGTAAAACGGGGGGTGCTGGGTGGATTCGCCCAGCTCTGCCATGGCAAGTCGGCACCGTTGCGTCGGATGTCTCCCGGTGATTGGTTGATATACTATTCTCCACGAACAGACTTGTCTAAGGGGGAAGTGCTTCAAGCATTTACCGCTATTGGACAAGTTGTAGATGACAAAATCTACGAATATCCGATGTCCGAATCCTTTGTGCCATATCGTCGGAATATCCGCTATATTCCGTGTCGCGAAGTGAAGATTGCCTCTCTATTGGATCAGCTTACCTTCACGCGCGGGAATCGAAATTGGGGATATCACTTCCGCTATGGTCACTTTGAAGTCGGTTTCGAAGATTTTCTGACGATTGCTGGCGCAATGCTTGGCGATGTGGAAGGTATCCACGAGTAG